One Defluviitoga tunisiensis genomic window carries:
- the dnaA gene encoding chromosomal replication initiator protein DnaA, whose translation MDKDELLEKLRANLSRDTWNNWLTSAEILEINDKKIIMGLRNIFIKETVEKRFGTIIQDTLSNILGKKVSVEFREIPITRESKNSVTGPIIKNRPLKLSEFNPEFTFESFVVGESNRMAYYSALEVSKNPGKFNPLFIYGDVGLGKTHLLHAIANYVLDHSPDMKIKYVTAEDFMNEMMDGIRSSGMDKFREKFRKNVDFLLIDDVQFLIGKNTVQTELFHTFNTLFNSQKQIVICSDRTPEDLSTFHPRLISRFEMGLVTDIQAPDKATKYLIAKKMAEMISFQLNDDVAYYLAEHIDQNLRRLRGAIMNLVLQSQISGKEVDLDFAKKTVDSMIKMNANKMKFHSKEVIDSIKEDSVINAVALELNLDRKEIFSNSRKKDIALARQLIAYIFKTNFKMKTKDIAEKLDKNHSTIIHSIKKIEQSLLMGNEVIKESLNNIYIKLEEEKVSMNI comes from the coding sequence ATGGATAAAGATGAATTACTTGAGAAACTTCGCGCTAATCTCTCTCGAGATACTTGGAACAACTGGCTTACTTCTGCCGAAATATTAGAGATAAATGATAAAAAAATTATCATGGGTCTAAGAAATATATTCATCAAAGAAACCGTAGAAAAAAGGTTTGGAACAATAATACAGGATACACTCTCTAATATATTGGGTAAAAAAGTGTCTGTAGAATTTAGAGAGATACCTATCACTCGAGAAAGCAAAAATTCTGTTACCGGGCCAATTATAAAAAATAGACCTTTAAAACTTTCAGAATTTAATCCGGAGTTTACTTTTGAGAGCTTCGTTGTCGGAGAAAGTAACAGAATGGCTTATTATTCAGCCTTGGAAGTTTCAAAAAACCCAGGCAAATTTAATCCTCTTTTTATATATGGCGATGTTGGATTAGGAAAGACGCATCTTCTTCATGCTATCGCTAATTATGTACTAGATCACTCGCCTGATATGAAAATAAAGTATGTAACCGCTGAAGATTTTATGAACGAGATGATGGACGGTATAAGATCTAGTGGCATGGATAAATTTCGAGAAAAATTTAGAAAAAATGTTGACTTCTTATTAATTGATGACGTTCAATTTTTAATTGGTAAAAATACTGTACAAACCGAGTTATTTCATACGTTTAATACTCTTTTTAACTCTCAAAAGCAAATCGTTATTTGTTCTGATAGAACACCAGAAGACCTTTCTACCTTTCATCCCAGATTGATTAGTAGATTTGAAATGGGACTTGTCACTGACATACAAGCTCCTGACAAAGCAACAAAGTATCTAATTGCTAAAAAAATGGCAGAGATGATATCTTTTCAATTAAATGACGATGTTGCTTATTATTTAGCAGAACATATAGATCAGAACCTTAGAAGGCTTCGAGGAGCTATTATGAATCTAGTCTTACAAAGTCAAATTTCTGGCAAAGAAGTAGACTTAGATTTCGCTAAAAAAACTGTAGATTCTATGATAAAAATGAACGCCAATAAAATGAAGTTCCATTCAAAAGAGGTTATTGATTCTATTAAAGAAGATTCTGTAATAAACGCAGTCGCATTAGAGCTTAATTTAGATAGGAAAGAAATATTTTCAAATTCTCGAAAAAAAGATATTGCTTTAGCTAGACAGTTGATTGCCTACATTTTTAAAACAAATTTTAAGATGAAAACAAAAGACATTGCAGAAAAATTAGATAAGAATCATTCTACTATAATTCATTCGATTAAAAAGATAGAACAGTCATTATTAATGGGAAACGAGGTAATCAAAGAATCTTTAAACAATATTTATATAAAACTTGAAGAAGAGAAAGTTAGCATGAATATTTAA